The Phycisphaeraceae bacterium genome segment CAGACGTCGAGGGCATCGGCCGCGAGGGTGCGGCCCATCTGGCGGACCTTGACGTCTTCACCGAAGACGGCCTGGTAGATGGTTTCACGCGGTGTCGGTGGGGGGGCTGGAGTGGCGTTGGCGGAGGCGGGGAGCTGGGTGGATGGAGCGGCGGGGGTGGGCGGGGCGGCTGCGGTCTTCGGCGGCGCGTCGCTCGCCGGGCTTCGGGTGAAGCGGAGGGAGTCGCCCTTTCGGAGTTCGAAGAACTCGAGGCGCTCGAGGACGCGGTTGAAGACCATGACCATGTCGGAGCCGCGGAACTCGAGGCTGGGTGTGGCGACGAGGACGGGATCGAGGGTGGAGAACTCGCCCTTGGGCATGTCGAAGTTGGCGCTCTGGGAGAAGTACATGCCGACAGGGCGGTCGTGGTCGAGGTCGACGGGGCGGGAGGCTTCGGTCGGGTCGTAGAGGCGGGCGAGCACGCCGCCCTCGAAGCGGCCGCTCTCGGGTTGCTGGCCCTGCTCGGGCATGTAGATGCGGCCCTTCTCGGCCTGGATGTGCAGGGTGCGGCCGTCGCGCAGGTAGATCCACGCCCTGGGCTTGGTGATGTTGGAGCGGCCGCGCTCTTCGGTGGGTTCGAGGGCTTCCCACTGGAGTTCGCCGGCGGCACGGGTGGGATCCTCCTTCTGGACGAACGTCAGCTTGCCCCACCCGCTGGGGCCGGTCTCGCCCGCGGCGGGGGGCTTGCCGATGTCCTTCGGGGTGGGGATGACGCCGACGCGGCGCTCCGGGGACGATCCGCTGCGGGCCCAGAGGAAGAGGGTGACGCCGGCGCCGATGAGCGCGAACGCGACGGCGAGCAGGAGGCCCGTGGTCTTGGGGGTCAGTCTTCGCCGTGCGGAATCGGTCATCGCGCCATCCTAACCACCCCGGGGTGGTGCACACGGTCGTCCATCAGGCGTCGTACAGGCCCACGGCACGGTCCATCATTCCCTTGGCGGCGAGCAGGTGCTCGACGGCTTCGCGGACGGCCCCGCGGCCGCCGAGGCTGCGGGTGACGAACGCGGCCTTCTCGATGATGCGCCGATCCGCGTCGCCGACGGCCATCGGGTAGCCGACGCGGGACATGATCGCGAGGTCGGGCCAGTCGTCGCCGAGGAAGGCCATGTGTTCGCGGGGGATGTTCGTGCGGGTCTCGAGCAGAGCGAGCGACTCGGCCTTGTCCTTCGACCCCTGGATGACCTCACCTACGCCGAGTTCCGCCATGCGATGCTGCACGGAGCGGCCGCAGCGACCGGTGACCACGGCGGCGCCGAAGCCGAGGCGGGTCCAGACTCGGAGGCCGAGGCCGTCGCGGATGTTAAAGCGCTTGATCTCGCGGCCGTCGTCGTCGAGCAGGATGGAGCCGTCGGTGAGCACGCCGTCGACGTCGAGGGCCAGGAGCCTGACGTGCGCCGGATCGGTGAAGATGCGGGTGGTCGGGGTCATCCGCTGACCACTTTCATCGCCATCAGGTCCTGGACGTCGAGGATGCCGACGGGCCGGCCGCGGGTGTCGACGACGGGGACCTCGTCGCTGCGGAACTCCCGCATCAGGCGGACAGCGTCCTTGACCAGGGCGGTGTGGGGGAGGGTGCGGGGCGACCTGGTCATCAGGTCGCGTACGGGCCGGCGGAGGTCGGCGGGGTCGTTGCGGACGAGACGGCGGAGGTCGCCGTCGGTGAAGATGCCGGTGAGCACACCGGTCTTGCGGTTGACCAGCAGGAGGGCGCCGGGCCGCCGGACCGCGCCGTCGGCGAGTTCGAGGGCCTCGGCGACGGACACATCATCGGGCACGGGCTCGACGTTCTTGCCAACCTCGAAGCGCAGCGCGCCGAGCACCGGCCGCAGGAGGCCGCCGAGCGAGCCGCCGGGGTGTCGCTTCGCGAAGTCGTCGACGGTGAAGTTCCGGCGGCGGGAGGCGACCAGGGCGAGGGCGTCGCCGAGCGCGAGCATCGCCGTGGTGGAGCAGGCCGGGGCGGGGGAGATCTTCTCGGTCTCCTCCACCGCGCCGATCGCGAGCACGTGGGTGGCGACGCGCTCAAGGCCGGAGGCGTCGCGCCTCGCGCCCCGCTGGTGTCCCGAGGTGATCGCGAGGATCGGGATGCCGTCCTGCTTGAGGATCGCGGCGAGGGCCACGACCTCTTCGGTCTCGCCGGAGTAGGAGAGGGCGACGCAGACGTCCTGGCGGCGGAAGCTGCCCAGGTCGCCGTGGGCGGCCTCGGTGGGGTGGACGAAGTGGGAGGGGATGCCGAGCGACTTGAGGGTCGCCGAGATCTTCTGGGCGATATGCCCCGACTTTCCCAGCCCGGTGACGAGCACCGTTCCATCGGCGTCGGCGCACCGCACGACAGCGTCCACCGCGGCCTGGAACTCCGGCCCGAGGCGCCGCACCAGCCCGCCGACCGCCCGGCTCTCGGCCCGCAGGACCTCCGCGGCGAAGGCCAGGTCACCCCGGCGTCCCGCCGGCGGCCGTCCGCTGCGGCGTGCCGGGCTCTTTGTCCGATGCTTCCCGTTCGGTGATTCGCCCATCGTCCCTAGTTTATGCACCCCTCGCACGCGGCCGGGCCGGGCGATAGAGTCCCTGGAACTCCGTTGCAGAGAGAGCCTATGACCACCGAATACCAGGTCC includes the following:
- a CDS encoding KpsF/GutQ family sugar-phosphate isomerase; its protein translation is MGESPNGKHRTKSPARRSGRPPAGRRGDLAFAAEVLRAESRAVGGLVRRLGPEFQAAVDAVVRCADADGTVLVTGLGKSGHIAQKISATLKSLGIPSHFVHPTEAAHGDLGSFRRQDVCVALSYSGETEEVVALAAILKQDGIPILAITSGHQRGARRDASGLERVATHVLAIGAVEETEKISPAPACSTTAMLALGDALALVASRRRNFTVDDFAKRHPGGSLGGLLRPVLGALRFEVGKNVEPVPDDVSVAEALELADGAVRRPGALLLVNRKTGVLTGIFTDGDLRRLVRNDPADLRRPVRDLMTRSPRTLPHTALVKDAVRLMREFRSDEVPVVDTRGRPVGILDVQDLMAMKVVSG
- a CDS encoding HAD hydrolase family protein; amino-acid sequence: MTPTTRIFTDPAHVRLLALDVDGVLTDGSILLDDDGREIKRFNIRDGLGLRVWTRLGFGAAVVTGRCGRSVQHRMAELGVGEVIQGSKDKAESLALLETRTNIPREHMAFLGDDWPDLAIMSRVGYPMAVGDADRRIIEKAAFVTRSLGGRGAVREAVEHLLAAKGMMDRAVGLYDA